One Maribacter sp. HTCC2170 genomic window, GTGAATAAAATCAAAGCAATGGATGAAAACCTACCTGGACTTACCACCCAGCGTAACATAGTTCAATGGGCGTTCAAAGGTGACACTAAGGTTGGTGACATAAAAAGATTTAATTTAAACAATGGTTATGCTATTGTTCAAATGACGGCCGCTTATCAGGAAGGCTTAAAAACAGTTGAAGATGCTTCAACCACGGTACTTCCTATATTAAGAAAGGAAAGAAAGGCGGCAGAATTGATAGCCGCGAATAAAGGCAAGTCTATTGAGGATATCGCAAAGGATAATAGTGTATCCGTTTCTAACGCTTCAGCTTTAACTGTGAAAGCACCAACTGTTCCAGGCGCCGGTCGTGAGCCAGCAGTTGTGGGAACGGCATTTGCAATGAACGTAAATGACACTTCTGAACTTATCGAAGGTGAGAGTGGGGTTTTCATGATTTCTGTTACGAAGAAAGAGGAAGCGCCAAAACTGGATAATTACAGCACTTTCGCAAATACACTTAAAACTTCAAATGCGGCTAGAGTAAACACAGCCGTTTATAATGCGTTGAAAGAAGCTTCAGAAATTGAGGATAATAGAGCAACGTTTTACTAGTAGGTAAAGTCTAAAAGTATTAGGAGGCCCTAACGATTTGTTAGGGCTTTTTTTATAAAATCATATCAGAGAATGAAATAATGGTTTTATAGCCTTTTTCATAAAAAAATTCAATTGAAGACTCATCTCCGGCTGCTAAAATAAAGTCGCCACCCCATGCTCCTAGGCTTTTAATAGCTCTAGGGTAATTCGAAAAGAGTCTAGTTTTGATAGGTGGTATTTTCAATGCCTTCGAAATCTCATTTTCATGCCTAGACATTAAGAGCTCGAAATCATTTATTGAAGTAGAAGTGATCATACTATTTGTGATTTGACTTATCGTTTTTGATAACTCCTTTCTATCAAATTCTTCACCGTAGTATTTTTTAATGGCTTCCCTACTGTTCTGTTTCTTATTTAGATATATAAAATATAATTGGTCTTTAAAGGTAGCTTCAAAATGTATTTGTTCAACAATCGGCTTTCCATTTTCAATTTCATATAAAATGGGAAAATTATTCATGGCACAGGCAATGTCATAACCGCTGCCACCAAAAGTACTATCCAATAGTT contains:
- a CDS encoding GYDIA family GHMP kinase produces the protein MKQNFYSNGKLLITGEYAVLDGAKAFAMPTKYGQSLSVLENKSKQIRWISLDEKNEVWFESIYDLESMVQISSNNSEISKTLLGIFVEAQKLNPNFLKNGSGFEVETKLTFPKEWGLGTSSTLIYNIAQWANVSPYKLLDSTFGGSGYDIACAMNNFPILYEIENGKPIVEQIHFEATFKDQLYFIYLNKKQNSREAIKKYYGEEFDRKELSKTISQITNSMITSTSINDFELLMSRHENEISKALKIPPIKTRLFSNYPRAIKSLGAWGGDFILAAGDESSIEFFYEKGYKTIISFSDMIL